The proteins below come from a single Syntrophales bacterium genomic window:
- a CDS encoding Smr/MutS family protein: protein MKRHCSRGNIRDDNQLLFKPFAKLPLPIIRRTSQTDPALTHREDIEVSDQQQEAEIFRNAMVDVKPITRDKEKIVITQRKCPPLLVKKDESKEVMEKLKRLVETGEGFIVSLTPEYIEGTGKNVHAEYARRLHMGEFSIKSHIDLHGLTVNRAKEAFDNFMRSVIKRGEFGVLIIHGRGLSSPGEPILKRKVVEWLTSGPWKKWVFAFASARSCDGGAGATYVLLKRHL, encoded by the coding sequence ATGAAGAGGCATTGTTCTCGCGGTAATATTCGGGATGACAACCAGCTCCTGTTCAAACCTTTCGCCAAACTCCCACTTCCAATTATAAGGCGAACATCCCAGACGGATCCCGCATTAACACACAGGGAAGATATTGAGGTCTCCGATCAACAACAGGAAGCTGAAATATTTCGTAACGCCATGGTTGATGTAAAACCAATAACACGGGACAAAGAAAAGATTGTCATCACCCAACGAAAATGTCCACCACTCTTGGTAAAAAAGGACGAGAGCAAAGAGGTTATGGAAAAGCTAAAAAGATTAGTGGAAACAGGTGAAGGTTTTATTGTTTCCTTAACACCTGAATATATAGAAGGTACCGGGAAAAACGTTCATGCAGAATACGCAAGGCGCCTTCACATGGGTGAGTTTTCCATAAAATCCCACATTGACCTCCATGGTCTAACGGTGAACAGAGCTAAAGAAGCATTCGACAACTTCATGCGCAGCGTAATAAAAAGGGGCGAATTCGGTGTTCTTATCATTCACGGACGCGGACTTTCATCACCGGGTGAACCCATACTGAAAAGAAAGGTAGTCGAATGGCTTACCAGTGGGCCTTGGAAAAAATGGGTATTCGCCTTTGCAAGTGCCCGTTCTTGTGATGGAGGCGCAGGTGCAACTTACGTACTATTGAAAAGACATTTGTGA
- the cas6 gene encoding CRISPR system precrRNA processing endoribonuclease RAMP protein Cas6 has protein sequence MLYGSYLFKCRFIDEAHFRTWPGYEFIRIFIPALKKVVCATREKNCKICSINRRCLFPQFVQENRSKKRFNEDPLPFVLEPPETPNGIISKESLFFIKLILFGKANESFTHFAKVVEEMGYIGAGKNPNGDKARFVVVDVQYESCASDVLLKGKNIEGDIWIDLKKEFLRSFQQVRETSFNRVAVKFRTPLFTNEIKRELPFEKLIAVVFKRLGSLFRTFGTGEIPLDLSNLRAAARRAFTISSDLHFAHQPLGTGKERGIVGVITYGHVPALFIPLLECGTKTHIGNYTHIGMGKMELLGRD, from the coding sequence ATGCTATACGGAAGTTACCTTTTCAAATGCCGGTTTATCGACGAGGCTCACTTTCGTACATGGCCTGGCTACGAGTTCATAAGAATATTCATACCAGCTCTGAAAAAGGTGGTATGCGCCACAAGAGAAAAAAACTGCAAAATCTGCTCCATAAATAGACGCTGTCTCTTCCCTCAATTTGTTCAAGAAAACCGCAGCAAAAAACGTTTCAATGAAGATCCCCTACCGTTTGTTCTAGAACCTCCAGAAACACCGAACGGCATTATCTCAAAAGAATCACTATTTTTCATAAAACTGATACTATTCGGAAAAGCAAATGAATCATTCACCCACTTCGCTAAGGTAGTGGAAGAGATGGGATACATAGGTGCAGGTAAAAATCCAAATGGAGATAAAGCTCGCTTTGTGGTGGTCGATGTGCAATACGAAAGTTGTGCCTCTGACGTGCTCCTCAAGGGAAAAAACATCGAAGGCGACATATGGATTGATCTAAAAAAGGAATTTCTTCGCTCTTTCCAACAAGTCCGCGAAACATCTTTCAATAGAGTCGCAGTAAAATTCAGAACACCTCTCTTTACAAATGAAATAAAAAGGGAATTACCATTTGAAAAACTGATAGCCGTTGTGTTTAAAAGACTAGGATCTCTATTTAGAACCTTCGGGACCGGAGAAATTCCATTAGACCTGAGCAACCTCCGCGCTGCTGCCCGACGAGCCTTTACTATATCTAGTGATTTACATTTTGCTCACCAACCTCTCGGCACAGGCAAAGAAAGGGGCATCGTAGGAGTAATTACTTACGGTCACGTTCCGGCTCTTTTTATACCCCTCTTGGAATGCGGCACGAAGACACACATAGGCAATTACACCCATATTGGTATGGGAAAAATGGAACTGCTCGGGAGGGACTAA
- a CDS encoding DUF2784 domain-containing protein — MDAYTVSLYTFLANTLLVLHALYILFVLLGSLLALYSRWWIWLHIPALIWGVTVELTGWICPLTVWENTLRYKAGLNTYNTDFINHYLTSIIYPTGLTRFHQILLGSAAAIINVILYFIVFRKKILKTEQKP, encoded by the coding sequence ATGGATGCTTACACAGTTTCATTATACACGTTCCTTGCGAATACTTTACTCGTCTTACATGCACTATACATCTTATTTGTACTCCTGGGAAGCTTACTCGCTCTATACAGCCGTTGGTGGATATGGCTGCACATTCCAGCGCTGATCTGGGGCGTCACCGTTGAACTTACAGGATGGATTTGTCCGTTAACCGTGTGGGAAAACACGCTCAGGTATAAAGCAGGACTTAACACATACAACACTGACTTTATAAACCATTATCTCACTTCCATCATATACCCCACTGGACTTACAAGGTTCCACCAAATACTGCTAGGCAGCGCAGCAGCCATCATTAATGTCATTCTCTACTTCATCGTATTCCGAAAAAAAATTCTAAAAACAGAGCAAAAACCCTGA
- a CDS encoding class I SAM-dependent methyltransferase, producing the protein MNLFDYWGIFANIYDEGADYVVGKELRLSIYQRLSQRRELGVVLDLGCGTGYYTSAIVNNSEFVVASDLSFPMLQVARKRFNEGEGIFFCILNASRTPFKDSQFDTVIAANLLNTVQNPIEVLNECYRILRPGGWFIVIVYTDFGMVLSARVETALRYMNVFGLPPPWGLRNFKPEVLEGMVKASGFLVDDLVLLGKGPFGIFVEARKHV; encoded by the coding sequence ATGAATCTATTCGATTACTGGGGAATTTTTGCAAATATTTACGATGAGGGTGCGGATTACGTTGTAGGAAAGGAGCTTAGACTTTCGATTTATCAAAGGTTATCTCAGCGAAGGGAATTGGGAGTTGTGCTTGATCTGGGTTGTGGAACTGGTTACTATACTTCAGCGATTGTCAATAATAGTGAATTCGTGGTAGCATCAGATCTTTCTTTCCCCATGCTCCAGGTGGCGAGGAAGCGTTTTAACGAGGGGGAAGGGATTTTTTTCTGCATATTGAATGCTTCTAGAACCCCTTTTAAAGATTCTCAGTTTGACACAGTTATAGCTGCAAATTTGTTGAATACAGTTCAGAATCCCATAGAGGTCTTAAATGAATGTTACCGCATTCTTCGGCCTGGGGGATGGTTCATAGTAATTGTGTATACAGATTTTGGAATGGTGCTTTCAGCGAGAGTTGAGACGGCCTTACGTTATATGAATGTGTTTGGTCTTCCACCTCCATGGGGTTTGAGAAACTTTAAGCCTGAAGTATTAGAAGGAATGGTTAAAGCTTCAGGTTTTCTGGTGGATGATTTAGTGCTCCTGGGAAAAGGGCCATTTGGGATTTTTGTAGAGGCGAGAAAACATGTTTGA
- a CDS encoding NAD(P)-binding domain-containing protein, with protein MIFQPDTSRVAIIGPGRLGTAFAYKFGRDNKRVTVYYPGAEVCRAINRERLNPKHLTQDLARILGGMDKVPRLSPKVQATNDLERVIEDNDLVILAVTMDRLPEVLNYIRPILARKIGVTCFISPIKGLASDEITRELITPSQLIHHYLGDMRSKYELVCIGGPFFDIDIALGRPVCVTVAGKRSVAMMIREELIRFNRRELSSYYNFDVVGVEACGSLKNIVANIKGLSDCLDLGDSIPGTIFARAGVEIRSLSMILGGSFQAFQSQAGVGDMYVTVSSFASKNYRYGRFFYELYNGNPIETHLKVLERIDGTPEGPNTIRNVHRFLEKKNMYSPLFKCAYRLFNEGGNKRDMREMIIEACQFDRRVKEFVGPFSRLMYRLMPNFWYRRDKGFLAHLKT; from the coding sequence ATGATTTTTCAACCGGATACGAGCAGGGTTGCCATAATAGGTCCAGGAAGATTGGGGACGGCTTTTGCGTATAAGTTTGGGAGGGATAACAAAAGGGTAACTGTCTATTATCCTGGTGCCGAAGTTTGTCGGGCAATTAACAGGGAACGTCTTAATCCTAAACATCTGACCCAAGATCTTGCCAGAATATTGGGAGGAATGGATAAAGTTCCCCGCCTATCTCCCAAAGTGCAAGCTACAAATGATTTGGAAAGAGTGATCGAAGACAACGATCTTGTAATATTAGCTGTGACTATGGACAGGTTGCCAGAGGTGCTGAATTACATAAGACCTATATTGGCAAGGAAGATCGGAGTTACATGTTTTATATCACCTATAAAAGGGTTGGCTTCTGATGAAATAACGAGGGAGCTCATCACCCCATCACAGTTGATTCACCATTACCTTGGTGACATGCGATCAAAGTATGAGCTCGTCTGTATTGGTGGACCTTTCTTTGATATCGATATCGCTTTGGGTCGTCCTGTGTGTGTGACAGTGGCTGGAAAGAGATCTGTTGCAATGATGATTCGCGAGGAACTGATACGTTTCAATCGTCGTGAACTGAGTTCCTACTATAATTTTGATGTTGTTGGTGTGGAAGCGTGTGGTTCACTTAAGAACATCGTCGCTAATATAAAGGGTTTGTCAGATTGCCTGGATCTGGGTGATTCTATTCCAGGGACAATATTTGCAAGGGCGGGGGTAGAGATAAGATCTCTTTCCATGATTTTGGGAGGAAGTTTCCAGGCTTTCCAGAGTCAAGCAGGTGTAGGTGATATGTATGTTACCGTTTCATCATTCGCGAGCAAGAATTACAGGTACGGTAGGTTTTTCTATGAACTTTACAATGGGAATCCCATTGAAACTCACCTGAAGGTACTGGAGAGGATTGATGGTACGCCGGAGGGTCCCAATACTATCAGGAACGTACATAGATTTCTCGAAAAGAAAAACATGTACAGTCCCCTTTTTAAGTGTGCTTATAGGTTGTTTAATGAGGGTGGAAATAAGAGGGACATGAGAGAAATGATCATTGAAGCTTGCCAGTTTGACAGAAGAGTTAAAGAGTTTGTGGGGCCTTTTTCCCGGTTGATGTACCGTTTAATGCCGAATTTCTGGTATCGGAGGGACAAGGGGTTCTTGGCCCATTTAAAAACGTGA
- a CDS encoding TrpB-like pyridoxal phosphate-dependent enzyme, protein MEQTKVTLADSEIPRQWYNILPDLPTPLRPPLHPVTGEPVKAEDLAAVFPMNLIEQEVSNQRWIDIPEEVLGKYLIWRPTPLYRARNFEKLLDAPVRIYYKHEGLSPAGSHKPNTAIAQAYYNKVFGIKRLSTETGAGQWGSALSMACSMFGLECRVFMVRVSYDQKPYRRIMMETWGAECIPSPSELTMAGRKVLAENPNSPGSLGIAISEAIEDALTHENARYSLGSVLNHVLLHQTIIGLEAQKQLRAIGEYPDVVLGCAGGGSNFAGIALPFVREKIEGKDVRIVGAEPTSCPTMTRGPFAYDFGDLAKMTPLLPMHTLGHDFVPPPIHAGGLRYHGMAPIISHLIEEKLIEARAFDQIETFEAGVKWARAEGFIPAPETNHVIAAVVEEARRAKEEGKEKVILFNWSGHGLVDLAAYEAYLAGRLQPYDLPEEEIERALKAIADLPKP, encoded by the coding sequence ATGGAACAGACAAAAGTTACACTGGCAGATTCAGAGATCCCCAGGCAATGGTACAACATACTTCCTGATCTTCCCACCCCTTTGAGACCTCCCTTACATCCCGTGACAGGTGAACCTGTTAAGGCAGAGGATCTAGCAGCTGTTTTCCCCATGAATCTTATTGAACAGGAAGTGAGTAACCAAAGGTGGATAGATATACCTGAAGAGGTTCTTGGAAAATACCTGATTTGGCGACCAACACCACTTTACAGGGCGCGGAATTTCGAAAAGCTTTTGGATGCACCTGTGAGAATTTACTACAAACACGAAGGTTTAAGCCCCGCAGGTTCCCATAAGCCAAACACTGCGATAGCTCAGGCGTACTACAATAAAGTGTTTGGCATTAAACGACTTTCAACGGAGACTGGTGCCGGTCAATGGGGCAGTGCCCTGAGTATGGCTTGCAGTATGTTTGGTTTGGAGTGCAGGGTTTTCATGGTTAGAGTGAGTTATGATCAGAAACCATATCGAAGAATTATGATGGAGACCTGGGGGGCGGAGTGTATACCAAGTCCCAGTGAGCTAACCATGGCGGGTAGAAAGGTTCTTGCAGAGAATCCCAACTCACCCGGAAGTCTTGGTATTGCCATAAGTGAAGCAATCGAAGATGCTTTGACGCATGAAAATGCCCGATACTCTCTTGGAAGTGTTCTGAATCATGTTTTGCTCCACCAAACGATCATTGGTCTGGAAGCTCAAAAGCAGTTGAGGGCTATTGGAGAGTATCCTGATGTGGTTTTGGGATGTGCTGGAGGGGGGAGTAATTTTGCGGGGATTGCTCTGCCGTTTGTCAGGGAAAAAATAGAGGGAAAGGATGTGAGGATCGTCGGTGCGGAACCGACTTCCTGTCCCACGATGACCCGCGGACCTTTCGCCTATGATTTTGGTGATCTAGCGAAGATGACCCCTCTACTTCCCATGCATACACTGGGCCACGATTTTGTGCCCCCACCCATTCATGCTGGAGGATTACGTTATCACGGGATGGCTCCTATAATAAGCCATCTCATTGAGGAAAAACTGATTGAAGCACGGGCTTTTGATCAGATTGAAACATTCGAGGCAGGCGTCAAATGGGCCAGAGCGGAGGGATTCATTCCAGCCCCAGAAACAAATCATGTGATAGCCGCTGTTGTGGAAGAGGCTCGAAGGGCCAAAGAGGAAGGGAAGGAGAAGGTCATTCTGTTCAACTGGAGTGGTCATGGTTTGGTAGATTTAGCCGCGTATGAAGCTTATCTAGCTGGAAGACTTCAGCCTTATGATCTCCCAGAAGAGGAAATTGAAAGGGCGCTTAAAGCAATTGCCGATCTGCCAAAACCGTAA
- a CDS encoding replication-associated recombination protein A: MTKRDNEKKDSLVSPLADRMRPRTLSEFVGQVHLVGEEAILRKAIAEKHIFSMIFWGPPGSGKTTLAYLLAKEFDAEFLSFSAVLSGMRDIRNVVETAERIKQEQKRKTILFVDEIHRFNKVQQDAFLPHVERGLITLVGATTENPSFEVIAPLLSRCRVLVLYPLTEEELKLIVCRALADRERGLGNQHLSIDEEALRFLVVQSAGDARVALNVLETAASLAKDGIISLSCVERALQKRALLYDKCGEEHYNLISAFHKSLRGSDPDAALYWLVRMLEAGEDPFYIARRMVRFASEDVGNADPRALTVAIDAMEAFRFLGHPEGELALAQAAVYLATAPKSNAVYIAYERAKNFVKRTGYLSVPHHLRNAPTLLLKQLGYGEGYMYPHDYEEACVPQDYLPEGIDSKELPFYVPTDRGYEKIIKERLVYWRELKSKLRRLKKIK; the protein is encoded by the coding sequence ATGACGAAAAGGGATAATGAGAAGAAGGATAGTTTAGTGAGTCCCCTTGCCGATAGGATGCGACCAAGGACACTTTCGGAATTTGTCGGTCAGGTTCACCTCGTCGGAGAGGAAGCTATCCTGCGTAAAGCCATTGCAGAGAAACACATTTTTTCCATGATTTTTTGGGGTCCTCCAGGTTCGGGGAAAACCACGCTGGCCTACTTGTTAGCAAAGGAGTTCGATGCTGAATTTTTGAGTTTCTCTGCGGTTCTTTCCGGTATGAGGGACATAAGAAATGTCGTGGAAACAGCGGAGCGAATAAAGCAGGAGCAGAAAAGGAAAACCATTCTTTTTGTTGATGAAATTCATCGCTTCAATAAAGTTCAGCAAGATGCTTTTCTTCCCCATGTTGAAAGGGGTCTTATCACTCTCGTGGGAGCTACAACAGAAAATCCTTCCTTTGAAGTAATAGCTCCCTTACTTTCACGGTGTCGTGTGCTTGTTCTTTATCCATTAACGGAGGAAGAGTTAAAACTGATAGTTTGTAGGGCTTTGGCGGATCGAGAGAGGGGATTGGGCAATCAACATTTGAGTATAGATGAGGAAGCCCTTCGTTTTTTGGTGGTCCAGTCGGCGGGCGATGCTAGGGTGGCACTCAACGTGCTTGAAACCGCTGCCTCGCTGGCCAAGGATGGAATTATAAGCCTCTCCTGTGTGGAAAGAGCCCTTCAAAAAAGGGCGCTTCTTTACGATAAGTGCGGAGAGGAGCATTATAATCTAATATCGGCTTTCCACAAGAGTCTCCGGGGAAGTGATCCCGATGCGGCTCTCTACTGGTTGGTGAGGATGCTCGAAGCAGGTGAAGACCCTTTTTACATAGCTAGGAGAATGGTCCGCTTTGCCTCTGAGGATGTGGGTAACGCAGACCCTCGGGCGCTAACGGTTGCCATTGACGCCATGGAAGCTTTCCGGTTTCTCGGACATCCCGAGGGAGAATTGGCCCTTGCTCAGGCAGCTGTATACCTTGCCACTGCTCCGAAGAGTAACGCGGTGTATATAGCGTATGAGAGAGCAAAAAACTTTGTCAAGAGGACCGGCTATTTGTCTGTACCGCACCATTTACGTAACGCCCCTACACTTCTGCTTAAGCAACTTGGCTACGGTGAGGGTTACATGTATCCTCATGATTATGAAGAGGCATGTGTGCCTCAGGATTACCTTCCCGAGGGAATAGATTCGAAAGAACTTCCCTTTTATGTACCGACCGATCGTGGATACGAGAAGATCATTAAGGAGAGGCTTGTCTATTGGCGGGAATTAAAATCAAAGCTTAGAAGACTGAAGAAGATAAAATAG
- a CDS encoding ATP-binding protein has product MDTIRINHGKRLSKRPFLPPFAVAVVFLVFIGLIVVMGVMNIQRIDKALTEFVEERALSIAGIVQNLAQENLNNLVQASRIERESSTPRKGVDVFSPKQLLVTALFNIGREVDNHWRKEKLDEGYLNRYASERGIFLIAIFDRKGRVVIQSRELSKEYLKGAHPTLVESGKLSMTLIEYLGATQRIGFVALKRKDGSGTVVIALDPEGLRFWGIKVSVEKAISELGESSGQGLYYFVVIDQKGKLISASGSVPGPWHPEDLQVSEVMAGLRRIDSRKVIYLGKPIFDVVVPLYLNGQIAGVVRMGLDREDTEKILEDNKKNIFANMGIITLIAFVSLWFLYHTQNKHLESIVAMERQLEKAERLSALGQLAAGLAHEIRNPLNAISMATQRLKREFMGGDELKNKEIQELLFVVRDEIRRLNGIVEEFLSFSRSRRLEFREFPLAELLQKIVNLMSEEAAVRGIVLKTKWEDDFYIPMDVDKLQQAFLNFIKNSIESMSDGGEVSLEIARERKGWVTVRIADTGCGISPEELEKIFSPEYTTKDKGFGLGLCLAHEIVRGHGGEIRVTSEKGKGSIFEIHLPEEKVNLTASSG; this is encoded by the coding sequence ATGGATACAATTAGGATTAACCATGGAAAAAGATTGAGTAAAAGACCCTTTCTTCCTCCTTTTGCTGTGGCAGTGGTATTTCTGGTTTTCATCGGCCTTATTGTAGTTATGGGTGTGATGAACATTCAACGGATAGACAAAGCCCTTACTGAATTTGTGGAAGAAAGGGCGCTCAGCATAGCTGGTATTGTACAGAATCTAGCTCAGGAGAATCTTAATAACCTCGTTCAGGCTTCCAGGATCGAACGGGAGAGTTCTACTCCACGGAAAGGTGTGGATGTTTTCTCCCCAAAACAACTGTTAGTTACGGCTCTTTTTAACATTGGACGGGAAGTGGATAATCATTGGAGAAAGGAGAAGCTTGATGAGGGTTACCTAAACCGGTATGCCAGTGAAAGGGGTATTTTTTTGATTGCTATATTCGATCGGAAGGGTAGAGTTGTCATTCAGAGCAGAGAGTTGTCGAAAGAGTATCTCAAAGGTGCCCACCCCACTTTGGTGGAATCGGGTAAACTTAGCATGACGCTGATTGAATACTTAGGGGCAACTCAGAGGATAGGGTTTGTTGCTCTCAAGCGGAAAGATGGAAGTGGGACAGTGGTTATCGCCCTTGATCCAGAGGGTTTAAGGTTCTGGGGCATAAAGGTATCAGTTGAGAAAGCTATTTCTGAATTGGGGGAAAGTTCAGGTCAGGGACTTTACTATTTTGTGGTTATTGATCAGAAGGGAAAATTAATCAGTGCATCGGGAAGTGTGCCGGGACCCTGGCATCCTGAGGACCTTCAGGTAAGCGAAGTGATGGCAGGGTTACGTAGGATTGATAGCAGGAAGGTAATCTACCTCGGCAAGCCAATTTTTGATGTGGTAGTTCCCCTATACCTAAATGGACAGATTGCCGGAGTTGTGCGAATGGGTCTGGATAGGGAGGATACAGAAAAGATACTGGAGGATAATAAGAAAAACATCTTTGCCAATATGGGGATCATCACGCTAATAGCTTTTGTTTCTCTCTGGTTTCTCTATCATACTCAGAACAAGCACCTGGAGAGCATTGTGGCGATGGAGCGACAACTGGAGAAGGCAGAACGCCTTTCAGCTTTAGGTCAGCTTGCTGCTGGTTTGGCACATGAGATACGCAATCCTTTGAACGCAATAAGTATGGCGACACAGAGGTTGAAGAGGGAGTTTATGGGTGGAGATGAATTAAAAAACAAAGAGATTCAAGAATTGCTCTTCGTTGTACGGGATGAAATAAGACGCTTGAATGGTATAGTTGAAGAGTTTCTTAGTTTTTCTAGGAGTCGGCGTTTGGAGTTCAGAGAGTTTCCGTTAGCTGAGCTTTTGCAGAAGATAGTGAATCTTATGAGTGAGGAAGCGGCGGTTAGAGGTATTGTATTGAAAACCAAATGGGAGGATGATTTTTACATACCAATGGATGTTGATAAATTGCAACAAGCTTTTCTGAATTTCATAAAAAATTCTATCGAATCTATGAGTGATGGGGGAGAGGTTTCTCTTGAAATTGCACGGGAAAGGAAAGGATGGGTGACGGTCCGAATAGCTGACACAGGTTGTGGTATAAGTCCGGAAGAGTTAGAAAAGATTTTCAGTCCTGAGTATACTACTAAGGATAAGGGTTTCGGATTAGGTCTTTGTCTTGCTCATGAGATAGTTCGTGGGCATGGGGGTGAAATTCGGGTGACAAGTGAGAAGGGTAAAGGATCTATCTTTGAGATACACTTGCCTGAAGAAAAGGTCAATTTAACAGCATCCAGTGGCTGA
- a CDS encoding sigma-54 dependent transcriptional regulator: MKNLDILIVEDGKSQRQMLRDFLSREGYRVREAENGEAGIDAVRTGYFDVVLLDYKMPGMDGMEVLKRVKEINPEVDVVIITAYGTVETAVEAMKAGAVDYITKPIDFDELLIVLERLAERRTLIRENEILKKELQEKRVTTDQIITRNPRMEALINLAGRIAASKTTVLIQGESGTGKELFARLIHHLSPRSSKPMFVVNCAALHENLLESELFGHERGAFTGAISRRIGRFEEANGSTIFLDEVAELTPSVQVKLLRFLQTREFQRLGGNAVIYSDVRIISATNCNLEEMVKEGRFREDLYYRLNVVQFNIPPLRERKEDIPLLIDYFIKRYAWENRKNVVGISAEAQDLLIKYDYPGNVRELENIIERAVVITRDPVISVEDLPFSEEMIFGGEAAKRSESFLRNSLEDLERRLILDAMEKTNYHQTRAAEILGISERMLRYKLKKYGLKGS; this comes from the coding sequence ATGAAGAATCTTGACATTTTAATCGTGGAAGATGGTAAATCGCAGAGACAGATGCTACGAGATTTCCTTAGCAGAGAAGGATATAGAGTCAGGGAAGCTGAGAACGGTGAGGCTGGAATTGATGCTGTGCGGACCGGGTACTTCGATGTAGTTCTTTTGGACTACAAAATGCCCGGTATGGATGGCATGGAGGTCTTAAAAAGGGTAAAGGAAATAAATCCTGAGGTAGACGTGGTGATTATAACTGCTTATGGCACTGTGGAGACAGCGGTGGAAGCTATGAAAGCAGGTGCTGTGGATTATATAACGAAGCCTATCGATTTTGATGAACTTCTTATCGTTTTGGAGCGTTTAGCAGAGAGGCGGACGCTTATAAGAGAGAATGAAATTTTGAAAAAGGAGCTTCAGGAGAAACGGGTTACTACAGATCAGATAATTACCCGCAACCCCAGAATGGAAGCTCTTATAAACCTAGCAGGGAGAATAGCAGCCAGTAAGACTACTGTTCTTATTCAGGGTGAAAGTGGAACGGGGAAGGAGCTATTCGCGCGTTTGATTCACCATCTGAGCCCTAGGTCCAGCAAGCCGATGTTTGTCGTTAACTGTGCGGCTCTGCATGAGAATCTGCTGGAAAGTGAGCTTTTTGGGCATGAGAGGGGTGCTTTTACAGGCGCGATATCGAGGCGCATTGGTCGTTTCGAGGAAGCTAATGGAAGCACGATATTTCTAGACGAGGTAGCTGAGTTGACGCCATCGGTTCAGGTCAAACTACTTCGTTTTCTGCAGACGCGTGAATTTCAAAGGTTAGGGGGAAATGCCGTTATATACTCTGATGTTAGAATAATCAGTGCAACGAATTGCAATCTGGAGGAAATGGTTAAAGAAGGAAGGTTCAGGGAGGATTTGTATTACCGGTTAAACGTTGTTCAGTTTAACATACCCCCCCTCAGGGAGAGGAAGGAAGACATACCTCTGCTAATCGATTATTTCATAAAGCGCTATGCATGGGAAAATCGAAAAAACGTGGTGGGAATCAGTGCAGAGGCACAGGATCTTCTCATAAAGTATGATTATCCTGGTAACGTGAGAGAATTAGAGAACATTATCGAACGCGCTGTGGTAATAACGAGGGATCCTGTGATTTCCGTTGAGGATCTACCTTTTAGTGAGGAGATGATCTTCGGTGGAGAAGCAGCAAAAAGGTCGGAAAGTTTTTTGCGTAATTCTTTGGAGGATCTGGAGAGACGCTTGATTCTGGACGCCATGGAGAAGACAAATTATCATCAAACAAGGGCGGCGGAAATTCTTGGCATAAGTGAGCGGATGCTTCGTTATAAACTGAAAAAATACGGTTTAAAAGGTTCTTAA